Proteins from a genomic interval of Crassostrea angulata isolate pt1a10 chromosome 7, ASM2561291v2, whole genome shotgun sequence:
- the LOC128157024 gene encoding uncharacterized protein LOC128157024 yields MASNKDGTPQTPQETEDSTGQDRVRTLTERGEQHYEDKREHHKDRVEKAWTRFQETLNRISNCGINDADDLELELQQNYQGYNKTCLDFFDFLKRERTEESMKEWRIFEQSCANCEKIFKAAMTQIKIIKNVDAKSVASSSSRKLRATIKLEEVQAKLKLAEEEASIQKKKAEIQHKKEEEQLNAELSVLKLKKEAVEMEAEVKAASIYDEDERPPSLAIPVDQTRTERYITEHFSHQSENVIQPRTVNPVPNQHNSEDRTEPYIAGHFSRHPENVIQPRTMNPVPIQNNSVYRTVPVVHEHSVIPNHDNKVASELTSFLLKKDLLMTRLSTFDEKPENYSAWKTNFRSIMFELHVSPSEEMDLLIRWLGPDSARHAKTIRSSLGSDPSQGVKRIWERMDERFGAPEMVEASIKHKLNSFPRLGNKENKKLYELVDIMIEIESLMGNPHYSTLLSYFNSSSGVSPIIHKLPFNLQEKWTTRAANYKRQHNVSYPPFSFALDFVRELSRIRNDPAFFHIETQTTTGKPSTTSRMTTDQRSVVVRKTDVHTNTSGPPDKVCPIHLSDHSLNHCREFSRWDMKKRKDLLKKKGICFKCCASNNHLMKNCKHPIQCEKCDSELHPTALHVTESNTRRTTFNSSETANNYGGEGTEVSSKCTTLCGFVNGGRSCAKIVLAKVFPTDRPQDAVTVYVLLDDQSNHTLARSELLNQLGVTSDPIPYRLKSCAGVTEASGRRAVGFCIQSMDRLAYHKLPPIIECNDIPDNVMEIPTPEVARAHPHLRHIANELPPLRKDVSIQLLIGRDLVDVHQVQGQVTGPSASPFAQKLSLGWVIIGDVCLDGRHKPSDLSVLKTNIQHDGRGTIFTPCQNSLHVKVQGPLNNGSSQTLDFKGDSVFYTDRHDNKIGNSVEDREFLSMMDQTFHMDSRGNWTSPLPFKNTRPTLTNNKAQVFRRAINLDNSLKRNPEKLKQMREFMENIFNTGAAERAPEIPNGHECWYIPIFAVTHPKKPGKVRAVFDSSIVHQGCSLNDALLSGPNLTNNLLGILLRFRKDSCAIAGDIQQMFYRFFVNERDRDYLRFYWYEDNDPHRKMIEYRMTVHVFGNRPSPAVATYGLRRAVRDADTEVVSFVNQDFYVDDALTSRPTPVEVIDLMRRTQKALDKEGKIRLHKIVSNVQEVLDAFPPDDLGKDIKDFSIGDDDNLVQHSLGLAWNLSSDCFIFQKPDADVPFTRRGILSKVNSIFDPIGFLSPLTICGKMILREMCTRSPSWDDPLPEEHRDRWESWSMSLDQLSTLRIPRMFVPSSLSLAPDPQVLIFSDASETAIAAAAYLKVNHYIGFIMGKSKLAPSAGHSIPRLELCGAVLATEIGEFVSDHLSIPTSSIRYFTDSKVVLGYIRNRTRRFYNYVSNRIVRIHAVSTPSQWNYVPTHLNPADAATRGSVSDMRNMLDTWLTGPEQFCSKDLTEIGPEVDYPLVSPDEDKDIRPEVSAFKADLSENLTSMEDRFAKFSTWDSLLSALSTLRHVSASYRGSNDCTGWHLCQNTKHESELKDTEHFILRCVQRQAFKAELEAIEGKHNLPRNSRIQDLSPYIDDVGLLRVGGRLNNLLGSGLASLNPVIVPNGHVATLLVRFFHKKVFHQGRAITEGAVRSHGFWILGGKRLISSIIYSCVVCRKLRRTPQEQKMADLPLDRLTPGPPFISVGLDVFGPWPVVTRKTRGGSAQSKRWAVLFSCLTTRAVHIEVIEDMSSSCFINALRRFVALRGPVKLFRSDKGTNFIGAVNDLNVNAVNVEDKMVQTYLKDNRATWLFNAPHASHMGGVWERAIGSARKILDSMLLQEGPKDLTHEVLVTLMAEVCAILNSRPIAAIDTDPSSPMVLSPNILLTQKQGEIGTISDHLSIKDMYSASWKHVQVLSDMFWKKWRATYLESLQRRRKWCSSKQNLKTGDIVLLREKDVHRNMWPLGIVERPIESNDRLVRKAVIRVVKDGKVTTYTRPIAEMVLLLE; encoded by the coding sequence ATGGCGTCAAACAAGGACGGAACCCCTCAAACCCCTCAAGAGACAGAAGATTCTACAGGACAGGATCGGGTACGAACTCTTACGGAAAGGGGAGAACAACATTATGAAGACAAGAGGGAACACCATAAGGACAGAGTGGAAAAGGCTTGGACCAGATTTCAAGAAACATTGAACCGAATTTCTAATTGTGGAATCAATGATGCAGATGACTTGGAGTTGGAGTTGCAACAGAACTACCAAGGTTATAATAAGacttgtttagatttttttgattttctgaaaaGAGAAAGAACAGAAGAAAGTATGAAAGAGTGGAGAATCTTTGAACAGTCGTGTGCAAACTGTGAGAAGATTTTCAAGGCTGCAATGACGcagataaaaatcatcaaaaatgtGGACGCAAAGTCAGTCGCCTCGTCATCTTCAAGGAAACTAAGAGCCACCATAAAATTGGAGGAAGTTCAAGCCAAGTTGAAATTAGCAGAGGAAGAGGCATCAATTCAGAAGAAGAAAGCAGAAATACAACACAAAAAGGAAGAGGAGCAACTTAACGCTGAGCTATCGGTTCTTAAACTGAAGAAAGAGGCAGTAGAAATGGAGGCGGAAGTTAAAGCTGCTTCTATCTATGATGAAGATGAACGTCCTCCCTCTTTAGCTATTCCTGTGGACCAAACTCGTACTGAGCGATATATCACTGAACATTTTTCCCATCAATCGGAGAATGTTATTCAGCCGAGGACTGTGAATCCAGTACCCAACCAGCACAATTCTGAAGATAGGACCGAGCCATATATCGCTGGACATTTTTCCCGTCATCCAGAGAATGTTATTCAGCCAAGGACTATGAACCCAGTACCCATCCAGAACAATTCTGTATATAGAACAGTGCCTGTTGTTCACGAACATTCAGTCATTCCCAATCATGACAACAAAGTTGCGTCAGAGTTGACTTCCTTCCTTCTAAAGAAAGACCTACTAATGACAAGACTTTCAACATTTGATGAAAAGCCAGAGAATTACTCTGCGTGGAAGACTAATTTCAGGAGCATCATGTTTGAGCTACATGTGAGCCCTTCTGAAGAAATGGATCTACTTATTCGCTGGCTGGGACCAGATTCAGCTAGACACGCTAAGACTATCAGATCATCACTAGGTTCTGATCCATCACAGGGAGTTAAGAGGATATGGGAACGTATGGACGAGCGGTTCGGTGCCCCGGAAATGGTGGAGGCATCCATCAAGCACAAACTTAATTCATTTCCAAGACTTGGGAACAAGGagaataaaaagttatatgagtTAGTGGATATTATGATAGAGATTGAATCATTAATGGGAAATCCGCATTACTCCACATTACTATCATATTTCAACTCTTCCTCGGGAGTTTCACCCATCATCCACAAGCTTCCTTTTAATCTACAGGAGAAATGGACGACAAGAGCGGCAAATTACAAAAGGCAACACAACGTATCCTATCCACCCTTCTCCTTTGCATTGGATTTTGTACGTGAGTTGAGCAGAATTCGCAATGACCCCGCATTTTTTCACATAGAGACTCAAACAACCACAGGTAAACCATCTACCACGTCACGCATGACTACAGACCAGAGGTCAGTGGTTGTCCGGAAGACAGATGTCCATACTAACACTTCAGGGCCTCCAGACAAAGTGTGCCCGATACATTTATCAGATCATTCTTTAAACCACTGCAGGGAATTCTCAAGATGGGATATGAAAAAGCGCAAGGACTTGTTAAAGAAGAAGGGCATCTGTTTTAAGTGCTGTGCATCAAATAACCATCTGATGAAAAACTGCAAACACCCCATACAGTGTGAGAAATGTGACAGTGAACTACACCCAACAGCACTGCACGTTACTGAGTCCAATACTAGAAGAACAACCTTCAACAGTTCAGAAACGGCAAACAATTATGGCGGGGAGGGAACAGAGGTATCCTCTAAATGTACTACACTCTGCGGCTTTGTTAATGGTGGACGCTCCTGTGCTAAGATCGTTCTAGCGAAGGTATTTCCCACTGATCGTCCGCAAGATGCTGTGACTGTGTATGTGTTGCTTGACGACCAGAGCAATCACACCCTAGCGCGCTCTGAACTTTTGAACCAACTTGGGGTCACATCTGATCCTATCCCTTATAGACTTAAATCCTGTGCTGGAGTGACTGAGGCATCTGGGAGAAGAGCAGTTGGATTCTGTATTCAGTCTATGGACAGACTTGCTTATCACAAGCTGCCGCCCATTATAGAGTGTAATGACATTCCAGATAATGTGATGGAAATTCCTACCCCAGAGGTTGCCCGTGCTCATCCTCACTTACGACACATCGCCAATGAACTCCCCCCACTCCGCAAAGATGTCAGCATACAGCTCTTGATTGGTAGGGACTTGGTGGACGTACATCAGGTGCAAGGTCAAGTGACAGGACCCTCGGCATCTCCCTTCGCACAAAAACTGAGCCTTGGATGGGTGATAATTGGTGACGTTTGTTTGGATGGTCGTCACAAGCCGAGCGATCTCAGTGTTCTAAAGACTAACATTCAGCATGATGGTAGAGGGACAATATTTACTCCATGCCAAAACAGTCTTCATGTTAAGGTTCAAGGCCCTCTAAACAACGGATCTTCTCAGACCCTAGATTTTAAGGGGGATAGTGTGTTTTACACAGATAGACATGACAACAAGATTGGAAATTCAGTAGAGGATCGAGAGTTTCTATCAATGATGGATCAAACGTTTCATATGGACTCCAGGGGAAATTGGACGTCTCCCCTCCCCTTCAAGAACACGCGTCCAACCTTGACGAACAACAAGGCTCAAGTTTTCAGACGGGCCATCAACCTAGACAACAGTTTGAAGAGAAATCCTGAAAAACTAAAGCAGATGCGTGAATTCATGGAAAACATATTCAACACAGGAGCAGCAGAGAGGGCACCAGAGATACCAAATGGACACGAGTGCTGGTACATCCCAATATTTGCTGTGACACACCCAAAGAAACCTGGCAAGGTTCGTGCTGTGTTTGATTCCTCGATAGTACATCAGGGATGTTCACTTAACGATGCTCTTTTGTCTGGACCCAACTTAACCAATAACTTGCTCGGAATCTTGTTGCGATTTCGCAAGGATTCATGTGCCATAGCTGGTGACATCCAGCAGATGTTTTACCGTTTCTTTGTGAATGAGAGGGACAGAGACTACTTACGATTTTACTGGTACGAAGACAATGATCCACATCGTAAGATGATCGAGTATCGTATGACTGTCCACGTTTTTGGGAACAGACCTTCCCCTGCCGTGGCGACATACGGGTTAAGGCGTGCAGTACGAGATGCGGATACTGAGGTCGTTAGCTTTGTAAACCAGGACTTTTATGTTGATGATGCATTGACGTCTAGACCAACTCCTGTTGAAGTAATTGACCTGATGAGGCGAACTCAGAAGGCACTAGACAAAGAAGGTAAAATACGACTGCACAAGATCGTATCAAATGTACAAGAGGTATTGGATGCGTTTCCTCCAGATGACCTAGGAAAGGACATAAAGGATTTCTCAATTGGTGACGATGACAATTTGGTTCAGCACAGCCTAGGATTGGCCTGGAATTTGAGTTCTGACTGTTTCATCTTCCAGAAGCCAGATGCTGATGTCCCCTTTACTCGACGAGGAATCCTCTCCAAGGTCAATAGTATCTTTGACCCCATAGGCTTCCTGTCTCCACTGACAATCTGTGGAAAGATGATTCTACGTGAGATGTGTACAAGAAGTCCAAGCTGGGATGATCCTTTACCCGAAGAGCACAGAGATAGATGGGAGAGTTGGAGCATGTCCCTAGACCAGCTGAGCACTCTAAGGATTCCCCGTATGTTTGTTCCAAGTTCGCTAAGCTTAGCCCCAGACCCACAAGTGCTGATATTCTCTGATGCATCCGAAACAGCGATTGCTGCCGCAGCTTACCTGAAGGTGAATCATTACATAGGATTCATAATGGGAAAGTCAAAGCTCGCTCCTTCAGCAGGACACAGTATTCCACGTTTGGAACTTTGTGGAGCCGTATTGGCAACGGAGATTGGAGAGTTCGTCTCAGATCATCTTTCTATCCCAACGTCCTCTATTAGGTACTTCACAGACAGCAAGGTCGTATTGGGGTACATTAGAAATAGAACAAGACGTTTTTACAATTATGTAAGCAATAGGATAGTACGTATTCATGCGGTGTCAACCCCTAGCCAGTGGAATTATGTACCTACTCACCTGAATCCAGCTGATGCAGCAACTAGGGGATCAGTTTCTGATATGAGAAATATGTTGGACACCTGGCTCACTGGACCAGAGCAGTTTTGTTCAAAAGACTTAACAGAGATTGGACCAGAAGTTGACTATCCACTTGTCAGCCCTGACGAAGACAAAGATATTCGACCGGAAGTGAGTGCATTTAAAGCAGACCTATCAGAAAATCTGACTTCAATGGAGGATCGTTTCGCAAAATTCTCTACATGGGACAGTCTTTTGTCTGCACTGTCTACCCTTCGCCATGTGTCTGCCTCCTACAGAGGTTCAAATGACTGTACAGGCTGGCACTTGTGCCAGAACACCAAACATGAATCTGAGCTCAAAGACACGGAGCACTTCATCCTTAGATGTGTGCAACGTCAGGCCTTTAAGGCTGAACTCGAAGCAATTGAAGGAAAACATAACCTACCTAGGAACAGTCGCATTCAAGATTTATCTCCATACATTGATGATGTTGGCTTGCTGAGAGTTGGAGGCCGTCTCAACAACTTGCTGGGCAGTGGACTTGCTTCGTTGAACCCTGTTATAGTTCCAAATGGACATGTTGCTACTCTACTGGTACGTTTCTTCCACAAGAAAGTTTTCCACCAGGGAAGAGCAATTACTGAAGGCGCCGTGCGTTCTCATGGCTTTTGGATCCTTGGAGGAAAGAGACTTATTTCGTCCATTATCTATTCATGTGTTGTTTGCCGGAAACTCCGCAGGACACCCCAGGAGCAGAAGATGGCAGATCTTCCTTTGGATCGGCTCACCCCAGGACCCCCATTTATATCTGTAGGACTTGACGTATTTGGTCCATGGCCGGTGGTTACCAGAAAGACGCGTGGTGGGTCCGCTCAGAGCAAAAGATGGGCTGTGTTATTTTCTTGTCTAACCACACGTGCGGTTCACATCGAAGTTATAGAGGACATGTCTAGCTCATGTTTCATCAATGCCCTACGACGCTTTGTAGCCTTGCGCGGACCAGTTAAACTCTTTCGCTCTGATAAGGGCACTAATTTTATTGGAGCCGTGAACGACCTCAATGTGAATGCGGTAAATGTCGAAGACAAGATGGTCCAGACCTACCTGAAGGATAACAGAGCAACCTGGTTGTTTAATGCTCCCCATGCATCTCACATGGGGGGTGTTTGGGAGCGGGCTATTGGCAGTGCTCGCAAGATCTTGGATTCTATGCTTCTTCAAGAAGGGCCTAAAGATCTGACACATGAGGTGCTAGTTACGCTTATGGCCGAAGTCTGTGCAATTCTCAACTCCCGCCCGATAGCGGCGATTGATACAGACCCATCGTCTCCTATGGTATTGAGTCCAAACATTTTACTGACCCAGAAGCAGGGAGAGATTGGAACAATCTCGGACCATTTGAGCATCAAAGATATGTACTCTGCAAGTTGGAAACATGTCCAGGTGTTATCTGATATGTTTTGGAAAAAGTGGCGTGCCACCTATTTGGAGAGCTTACAGAGGAGACGTAAGTGGTGTTCTAGCAAACAGAATCTGAAGACCGGAGACATTGTTTTGTTGCGCGAGAAAGATGTTCATAGGAATATGTGGCCATTGGGGATAGTCGAGCGCCCAATTGAGAGCAACGACAGATTGGTCCGAAAGGCTGTCATTCGTGTCGTCAAGGATGGAAAGGTGACGACCTACACCAGACCTATTGCGGAGATGGTACTTCTTCTGGAATag
- the LOC128156902 gene encoding uncharacterized protein LOC128156902, whose product MSGLDKVFTAATLLVFMIVLGLKGNVYLSAQYNQRCTNELYACVNNIQVSLDKEIVCRSSQNYFECLNNAAKHCDFNGGTLIDLIDKARQQMSLYCPEPFISISAISALCLILVTLSSMLLHVAIINNYLE is encoded by the exons ATGTCTGGTTTAGATAAGGTTTTTACTGCTGCCACCCTCTTGGTGTTTATGATAGTCTTAGGCCTCAAAG GCAATGTATACCTTTCGGCACAATATAACCAAAGATGCACAAATGAATTATATGCTTGTGTTAACAATATTCAAGTTTCCCTTGACAAAGAGATAGTTTGCAG gTCTTCACAAAACTATTTTGAATGTCTAAACAACGCCGCAAAGCACTGTGATTTTAATGGTGGGACTTTAATAGATCTTATAGACAAAGCAAGACAACAAATGTCCTTGTATT GTCCTGAGCCCTTCATTAGTATTTCAGCAATCAGTGCTCTCTGTCTAATTCTGGTGACTCTTTCCAGTATGCTGTTGCATGTTGCGATAATAAACAATTACCTAGAATGA
- the LOC128156960 gene encoding uncharacterized protein LOC128156960, producing MPTLQALFKMKREGPYVPPISVKICAISRQKEYVNADGEEKKYLILGIADTTMAAKCTLYDLTKVKDLEQGKSAMLFNTIIKADNSITITSKSRVSRIGPITVPSEIENAAQVMANPPASAEVTLKEIDKSPVKSMLSVRGQVVAEEIARTVSVRGRDVKVKSITLKDGTGKCKVSLWREFAEKEVGIGQHLKITDVVVQTYNNEKSVSTTGRTEVETVEAPSQLKLTENIMAFNMEENSLSLIIDDGEAYPAYRISLNKIATFLNCEEKEIEEALINKLPMKASITVQHDEITQISL from the exons aTGCCAACATTACAAGCGTTATTTAAAATGAAGCGTGAAGGTCCATATGTGCCACCAATAAGTGTGAAGATTTGTGCCATTTCACGACAAAAGGAATATGTTAATGCAGATGgagaagaaaagaaatatttgattctAGGAATTGCAGATACTACCATGGCTGCGAAATGTACACTGTATGATTTAACAAAAGTGAAAGATTTAGAACAAGGAAAATCTGCCATGCTTTTTAACACAATTATTAAGGCTGACAACTCCATTACGATAACATCCAAATCCAGAGTGTCCAGAATTGGACCCATAACAGTTCCATCAGAAATTGAAAATGCTGCACAAGTTATGGCTAACCCTCCAGCCTCTGCAGAGGTTACTCTGAAAGAGATAGACAAGTCACCAGTTAAGTCGATGCTGTCTGTCCGTGGACAAGTTGTTGCT GAAGAAATCGCAAGAACTGTATCAGTTAGAGGAAGAGATGTTAAAGTCAAATCTATAACCTTAAAGGATGGGACGGGCAAGTGCAAAGTGTCACTTTGGAGAGAGTTTGCCGAAAAAGAAGTGGGTATAGGCCAACACTTGAAAATCACTGATGTTGTTGTACAGACGTACAACAACGAGAAGTCTGTCTCAACAACTGGAAGGACAGAAGTTGAG ACCGTGGAGGCTCCGAGTCAGCTAAAGCTCACAGAAAACATCATGGCTTTTAACATGGAGGAAAACAGCCTCAGTCTTATCATTGACGATGGGGAAGCCTATCCAGCTTACAGAATTTCCTTGAACAAGATCGCCACATTCCTTAATTgtgaagaaaaagaaattgaagaGGCCTTGATAAATAAACTACCAATGAAGGCATCTATAACTGTCCAACATGACGA
- the LOC128157026 gene encoding uncharacterized protein LOC128157026, whose product MDVIIAIKLGISHTSNVCMINYYQPKDCEEFNVVFDTKSNTQLQTTSVTTPTVTLFDDKGAIQSYGFEAEIQSKKLDNESNHLLFREFIWDLFCSDEKLPENLNAVNGRQMKSIDVMAAVLGYMISHIKTEAVFQGLPLTLKYVLTIPTCACKGSRTFMTEAALKAGCSRENIKIVEEAAAILLFCLHDKQHTGVTTLDDDTCNRKYFVVECEEDNAAISVLTYTNENMIEILYTDNAEIWKDGHILNDFIEIISLNTRKALLDFFEKYPMEYYNFLQEVKTKLRLTSSDCSKLYLNISSVMLEEKRCSESMQEAVLGTERKDELKFIGDKCVIKSERFQILFTEAGRRIVDYIEKELFDVFADINHIILVGEFAQSPILQDIIKTSFSAKNIIIPCEGNITAVRGAVLLGQRSISVGKKIVHTMNHTPLNNAQVVLTEGERIEINKKKSPRKRCVII is encoded by the exons ATGGATGTTATTATTGCGATAAAACTAGGAATTAGCCACACTTCAAACGTTTGTATGATCAACTATTATCAACCAAAAGATTGTGAAGAGTTCAATGTAGTGTTTGATACAAAGTCAAATACTCAGTTACAAACTACATCAGTAACAACACCAACGGTAACATTGTTTGATGACAAGGGAGCCATTCAATCATATGGATTTGAAGCTgaaattcaaagcaaaaaaCTTGATAACGAAAGTAACCATCTTCTTTTCCGCGAATTTATTTGGGATCTCTTTTGTTCAGATGAAAAG CTTCCAGAAAATCTTAATGCCGTGAACGGCAGACAAATGAAGTCGATAGATGTAATGGCTGCTGTATTGGGCTATATGATCAGTCATATAAAAACTGAAGCAGTATTTCAAGGTTTACCATTAACACTGAAATACGTTTTGACAATCCCGACCTGTGCATGTAAAGGTTCGAGGACATTCATGACTGAGGCTGCCTTGAAG GCAGGTTGTTCGCgcgaaaatataaaaatcgttGAAGAAGCAGCTGCTATCTTACTATTTTGCCTCCATGACAAACAACATACAGGAGTAACAACTTTAGATGATGACACTTGTAATAGGAAGTATTTTGTAGTAGAGTGTGAGG AGGATAATGCTGCCATATCAGTTTTAACATACACCAAcgaaaatatgattgaaattttatacacgGATAACGCTGAAATATGGAAAGACGGCCATATTTTAAACGATTTTATTGAGATTATTAGTTTGAACACTAGGAAAGCGTTGTtagatttctttgaaaaataccCCATGGAATACTATAATTTTCTACAGGAGGTAAAAACAAAACTCAGGCTGACATCATCTGACTGctcaaaattgtatttaaacATATCATCCGTCATGCTGGAGGAAAAACGATGTTCTGAAAGCATGCAGGAAGCTGTCTTAGGAACAGAACGTAAAGACGAGCTTAAATTTATAGGAGACAAATGTGTCATTAAATCAGAAAGATTTCAGATTCTGTTTACTGAAGCTGGAAGACGCATTGTAGACTATATAGAAAAAGAACTGTTTGATGTTTTTGCAGATATTAATCATATAATTCTTGTTGGAGAGTTTGCACAGTCACCGATACTTCAGGACATTattaaaacgtcattttctgcgaaaaatattattattccTTGTGAAGGAAACATTACAGCAGTAAGGGGTGCTGTGTTACTTGGACAAAGGAGTATATCAGTGGGAAAAAAG ATTGTTCACACTATGAACCATACACCATTGAAT
- the LOC128156047 gene encoding uncharacterized protein LOC128156047 — translation MEEESTNEAQGPNLLCGVCGQSSAQTCRLCFANFCSSHFLAEMDVQRMSPSLKWYCRDCKNLICYENDGQYKHYNVESFFDVLKEKIILENEQMKREIKPFYGKVLEFISKQKMEIPYAYKTAKELLDTCERLLLEQVKSAALYLANVLKVKQRTQMAHIEHLKNVFEEKMDNLESVIQQNTDLLISNDKSKLCKFESKIATFHTCPEITGLEKPVFKPNLLVHENFPHFMGEVTHQRSEDSIIHFDIKTNNFERTQKNIQEHLVALKALKSNSPTKGFFDIACVDSSRVLTSGAEKRVDMLDANMTDESRIQTYKVSCKSPYITMSSSMEIFYSARRDNTIKKIESLDSNEITTILYFLKVEPRGLAFNSFGHLLVCVYSKKDKRSFVERYNKNMEKVQEIEHNGDKKLYEEPCFVCCNRNGDVCVADHGLNAIVVVDQFGVFQFSYQGQNVKSFRPYSLATDRLCNIVITDNANHEIHLLDKYGQFLGFLTTGPKIKRPGAVDMDEEGKVWIGESMSGKLHVLNYLVENMVETDDISSTGRIN, via the coding sequence ATGGAGGAGGAGTCAACAAACGAAGCACAGGGACCGAATTTACTTTGTGGTGTTTGTGGACAAAGCTCTGCCCAGACGTGTAGATTATGTTTTGCAAACTTTTGCTCGAGTCATTTTCTTGCAGAAATGGACGTGCAGCGTATGAGTCCTTCATTAAAGTGGTACTGTAGAGATTGCAAGAATCTCATTTGTTACGAAAACGATGGTCAGTATAAACATTACAACgttgaatcattttttgatgtGTTAAAAGAAAAGATAATCCTAGAAAATGAACAGATGAAAAGAGAAATAAAGCCCTTCTATGGAAAGGTACTAGAATTCATTTCGAAACAGAAAATGGAGATTCCTTACGCCTATAAAACAGCCAAGGAACTTCTTGATACATGTGAACGTCTTTTACTTGAACAAGTAAAAAGTGCAGCACTATACTTAGCAAATGTTCTCAAAGTAAAACAAAGGACACAAATGGCCCATATCGAACACCTTAAGAatgtgtttgaagaaaaaatggaCAATTTGGAAAGTGTTATACAACAAAATACAGATTTACTGATCTCAAACGACAAGTCAAAATTGTGTAAATTTGAATCAAAAATTGCTACTTTTCACACTTGTCCCGAAATAACTGGACTCGAAAAACCAGTATTCAAACCAAATTTGCTAGTCCATGAAAATTTTCCCCACTTCATGGGCGAAGTAACTCATCAACGTTCAGAAGACTCCATTATTCACTTTGATATCAAAACCAATAATTTTGAAAGAACTCAGAAAAATATACAAGAGCATCTTGTTGCTTTGAAGGCTTTGAAGAGTAACTCTCCGACGAAAGGTTTTTTTGATATTGCTTGTGTCGATTCCAGTAGAGTTTTAACGAGCGGGGCAGAAAAACGAGTAGACATGTTGGATGCTAATATGACAGATGAGAGCCGTATCCAAACATACAAAGTATCATGCAAAAGCCCATATATTACTATGTCGTCCTCTATGGAGATTTTTTACAGTGCTAGAAGAGACAATActataaagaaaattgaaagtttggACTCAAACGAAATAACgaccattttatattttttgaaagttgaacCACGAGGACTAGCGTTCAACTCATTTGGTCACCTACTTGTCTGTGTGTACAGTAAAAAGGATAAACGTTCTTTCGTCGAGCGCTATAACAAAAATATGGAAAAGGTTCAAGAAATCGAGCACAATGGTGACAAAAAACTGTACGAGGAACCTTGCTTTGTGTGCTGCAATCGGAATGGCGACGTCTGTGTAGCAGACCACGGACTGAATGCCATCGTTGTTGTTGACCAGTTTGGGGTCTTCCAGTTCTCGTACCAGGGCCAAAACGTGAAATCTTTCCGACCATATAGTTTGGCCACAGACCGTTTGTGTAACATAGTGATCACAGACAACGCTAACCACGAGATTCACCTGCTGGATAAATATGGCCAATTTTTAGGATTTCTGACGACTGGCCCAAAAATTAAAAGACCAGGGGCAGTTGATATGGACGAAGAAGGAAAGGTATGGATTGGGGAATCAATGAGTGGGAAACTGCACGTGTTGAACTATTTGGTCGAAAACATGGTGGAAACTGATGATATTTCGTCCACGGGACGAATTAATTGA